The following proteins come from a genomic window of Planctomycetota bacterium:
- a CDS encoding sodium:proton exchanger, giving the protein MHEAFWHPVTEVLILLAAALVSGLIFERLRQSAMLGYLLAGTLLGPGALDWIHERDVVSAMAELGVALLLFTIGLEFSVRRLIRIGPIGLGGGTAQVVLTLLVTAAACWIAGTTPSAAVAIGAMIALSSTACVLRVLSDRAEIDSVFGRGALGILLFQDIALVPLVLIVTQLGSGGSSAEIAAAVGRTVLMIVAMVGAFYLLSTYVLAPMLRTSTMLRNHELLVLLAAVLALGAAWAATKLELSPAMGAFVAGIMLAESPFAVQVRSDIGALRTLFVTLFFASIGMLADLGWLMEHWMSVAGVVALIIVGKTLVTAAVVRALRYRGRDAVATGVCLAQVGEFSFVLAGVARDGKVIDDAMFRLFVSATLVTLFATPYLVALAPHAAAWVARFSRRAVDDTAAASDAAPAHHDHVVIIGFGPAGQRVGELMRFREIPAVVIDIAPRNVTLARTMGIGGQVGDGSSPEVLHHVHAADARLIVITLPDRRSTLETVHKIRALAPNVPIIARARYHAFVRDIELAGAQVVIDEEQQIGRRLSVEVRRLLALAPGQVAPPRTGNEQALWRTSES; this is encoded by the coding sequence ATGCATGAAGCGTTCTGGCATCCGGTCACGGAAGTGTTGATCCTCCTCGCGGCGGCGTTGGTGTCGGGGCTGATCTTCGAGCGGCTCCGTCAAAGCGCCATGCTCGGTTACCTTCTGGCCGGGACGCTGCTGGGCCCCGGGGCGCTGGACTGGATTCACGAGCGCGATGTCGTGTCGGCGATGGCCGAGTTGGGCGTGGCGCTTTTGCTGTTCACCATCGGACTGGAGTTCTCCGTCCGCCGGCTCATTCGCATCGGACCCATCGGTCTCGGCGGCGGGACGGCCCAGGTCGTGCTCACCCTGCTCGTCACCGCCGCCGCCTGCTGGATCGCCGGCACGACGCCCTCCGCCGCCGTCGCCATCGGCGCGATGATCGCCCTCTCCAGCACCGCCTGCGTCCTGCGCGTCCTCTCCGACCGCGCGGAGATCGACAGCGTGTTCGGCCGCGGCGCCCTGGGCATCCTCCTGTTTCAGGACATCGCCCTCGTCCCCCTCGTGCTGATCGTCACGCAGCTCGGCTCCGGCGGATCGAGCGCCGAGATCGCCGCCGCCGTCGGCCGCACCGTGCTGATGATCGTCGCCATGGTCGGCGCGTTCTATCTGCTGAGCACCTATGTGCTCGCGCCCATGCTGCGCACGTCCACCATGCTCCGCAATCACGAATTGCTCGTGCTGCTCGCGGCCGTGCTCGCGCTGGGGGCGGCCTGGGCGGCGACGAAGCTGGAGCTTTCGCCGGCCATGGGCGCGTTCGTCGCCGGCATCATGCTCGCCGAATCCCCCTTCGCCGTGCAGGTCCGCTCCGACATCGGCGCGCTCCGCACGCTGTTCGTCACGCTCTTTTTCGCCTCCATCGGCATGCTCGCCGACCTCGGCTGGCTGATGGAGCATTGGATGAGCGTCGCGGGCGTCGTGGCGCTCATCATCGTGGGCAAGACGCTGGTCACGGCGGCGGTCGTGCGGGCGCTGCGCTATCGGGGCCGCGATGCGGTGGCGACGGGCGTGTGTCTGGCGCAGGTCGGGGAGTTCTCGTTCGTGCTCGCCGGCGTGGCGCGCGACGGCAAGGTCATCGACGATGCGATGTTCCGTCTTTTCGTCTCCGCCACCCTTGTCACGCTATTCGCCACGCCGTACCTCGTCGCCCTCGCCCCGCACGCCGCGGCATGGGTCGCCCGCTTCAGCCGCCGCGCCGTCGACGACACCGCCGCCGCCTCCGACGCCGCGCCGGCGCATCACGATCATGTGGTCATCATCGGGTTCGGCCCGGCCGGGCAACGCGTCGGCGAACTGATGCGCTTCCGCGAGATCCCCGCCGTCGTCATCGACATCGCGCCGCGCAATGTGACCCTCGCCCGCACGATGGGCATCGGCGGGCAGGTCGGCGACGGGTCGAGCCCCGAAGTGCTTCATCATGTGCACGCCGCCGACGCCCGCCTGATCGTCATCACGCTCCCCGACCGCCGCTCGACCCTTGAAACGGTGCACAAGATTCGCGCCCTGGCGCCGAACGTCCCGATCATCGCGCGCGCCCGCTATCACGCCTTCGTCCGCGACATCGAGCTCGCCGGCGCGCAGGTCGTCATCGATGAAGAGCAGCAGATCGGCCGGCGGCTGAGCGTCGAGGTCCGCCGCCTGCTCGCCCTCGCTCCCGGCCAGGTCGCCCCGCCGCGCACGGGCAATGAACAAGCCCTCTGGCGCACCAGCGAATCTTGA
- a CDS encoding sigma-70 family RNA polymerase sigma factor, translating into MSKLSHDQFMRLYIRDQGRVYRYVLTLIGNPTDAEELFQATSLTLWERRDQFDPGAGEFAGWAYGIALNHVRNHLRKQTRRGERGYLNDAALAQIAAVHAAHDEDLAARSAALTDCLSKLPAGQRRLVEEYYDADRTVPELAERMGQTAEAIYKTLQRVRKALFECVNKAMGTEGTP; encoded by the coding sequence ATGTCGAAGCTCAGTCACGACCAATTCATGCGTCTTTACATCCGCGATCAGGGGCGGGTGTATCGGTACGTGCTCACGCTGATCGGGAATCCGACGGATGCGGAGGAGCTTTTTCAGGCGACTTCGCTGACGCTCTGGGAGCGGCGGGATCAGTTTGATCCGGGGGCGGGGGAGTTTGCGGGGTGGGCGTATGGGATCGCGCTTAATCATGTGCGGAACCATCTGCGGAAGCAGACGCGGCGGGGCGAGCGGGGGTATTTGAACGACGCGGCGCTGGCGCAGATCGCGGCGGTGCATGCGGCCCATGATGAAGATCTGGCGGCACGGTCGGCGGCGCTGACGGATTGTCTTTCGAAGTTGCCGGCGGGGCAGCGGCGGCTGGTGGAGGAGTATTACGATGCGGACCGGACGGTGCCGGAGCTGGCGGAGCGGATGGGGCAGACGGCGGAGGCGATTTACAAGACACTTCAGCGCGTGCGCAAGGCGCTGTTTGAATGCGTGAACAAGGCGATGGGGACGGAGGGGACGCCATGA